One genomic region from Branchiostoma lanceolatum isolate klBraLanc5 chromosome 7, klBraLanc5.hap2, whole genome shotgun sequence encodes:
- the LOC136437847 gene encoding uncharacterized protein has product MNGAMSGTLRRPKSLQGLNLPSPTGKKGGGNSSSTTTITITKDNPLGGQRGEQDRKVSMVTVSHYRSYVGWLLGLKDTATVAYTNPQNLRKSLQDIFCLGVLSGRRLILVREDNNSGVLKLRPSLPVYYSEETWGDLPQDIGAVYTIQQASAVTYVRDQALRPAEIIASLPERLLGKTDSQSEELALAHVTELIPERVDSPESPSAVKKTATSPARMSRRTDSRYRSINSS; this is encoded by the exons ATGAACGGCGCAATGAGCGGGACGCTCCGCCGGCCCAAGTCCCTCCAGGGCCTGAACCTCCCGAGCCCGACGGGTAAGAAAGGCGGCGGGAACAGTAGCAGTACCACGACAATCACCATCACAAAGGACAACCCTCTGGGCGGGCAGAGGGGCGAGCAGGACCGCAAG GTTTCCATGGTGACGGTGTCCCACTACCGTTCGTACGTTGGTTGGCTGCTGGGGTTGAAGGACACTGCAACGGTCGCCTACACCAACCCGCAAAACCTCCGGAAGAGCCTCCAGGATATCTTCTGTCTCGGCGTCCTATCCGGCAG ACGTCTTATCTTGGTGAGGGAAGACAACAACAGCGGTGTCTTGAAACTCCGTCCCTCCCTACCTGTGTACTACTCGGAGGAGACGTGGGGAGATCTCCCACAAGACATCGGTGCGGTGTACACAATACAACAAGCATCGG CTGTCACCTACGTGAGGGACCAGGCATTGCGGCCAGCGGAGATCATAGCG AGTCTTCCTGAAAGGCTGTTGGGTAAGAccgacagccaatcagaggagcTCGCCCTTGCTCACGTGACCGAGCTCATCCCGGAGAGAGTAGACAGCCCTGAGTCACCCTCCGCCGTCAAGAAGACAGCTACATCTCCAGCAAGAATGTCAAGACGCACAGATTCCAGATATAGATCCATCAACTCTTCATGA
- the LOC136438388 gene encoding uncharacterized protein, with amino-acid sequence MSSEKVLYGPIEPGTPSRGERAAGSRVSLVGVFGAAALFTAAVVLAMVLNNMSQQMARDHEDIMVLKTRAEKDRLETMAMMERITVLESLIRGVENFPPSHAEEFDTGSVHEHLEAEDLGEVLTADTEDVPSEKDTPRGLKKRSRRSASNLAELLTRISNLRGALESPDSDAPEAQDPPVQKREFGHPTGGAVYIRWGRKGCPSTATRLYSGIVGGTHYSQAGGGTNYLCLPKNPQWGSYLDGHQLSSAYIYGAEYELSHDVPFGSKSLHNQNVPCAVCHNQHHSNQLMIPARKTCPAGWFPEYDGYLMASYRDHAGAKEFVCMDKKPEAETGGHLNQDGALFYPVEAVCGSLPCPNYVQGRELTCVVCSQ; translated from the exons ATGAGTTCTGAGAAGGTGCTCTACGGTCCCATCGAGCCGGGGACGCCGTCCCGCGGTGAGCGTGCGGCCGGGTCCCGGGTGTCTCTGGTGGGCGTGTTCGGGGCGGCCGCGCTCTTCACCGCCGCCGTGGTGCTGGCGATGGTCCTGAACAACATGAGCCAGCAGATGGCACGGGATCACGAGGATATCATGGTCCTCAAGACCAGGGCCGAGAAGGATCGACTGGAGACCATGGCTATGATGGAGAGAATCACCGTGCTAGAATCACTGATTCGTGGTGTTGAAAATTTCCCACCAAGCCATGCCGAAGAATTTGAC ACCGGTTCTGTCCATGAGCACCTGGAGGCAGAAGACCTTGGTGAGGTCCTTACTGCTGACACCGAAGACGTGCCGAGCGAGAAGGACACGCCCAGAGGTCTGAAGAAGCGCTCTAGGAGGTCAGCATCCAACCTGGCTGAACTTTTGACCAGGATTTCAA aCTTGCGAGGTGCTCTTGAAAGTCCGGACAGTGATGCCCCTGAGGCCCAG GACCCACCTGTTCAGAAAAGAGAATTCGGACACCCAACAG GCGGGGCTGTTTACATCCGCTGGGGAAGGAAGGGTTGTCCCTCTACTGCAACAAGGCTCTACTCTG GTATTGTAGGAGGCACACACTATTCTCAGGCAGGCGGCGGGACCAACTACCTCTGTCTGCCGAAGAACCCACAGTGGGGAAGCTACCTAGATGGACACCAACTCAGCTCGGCTTACATATACGGTGCTGAGTACGAGTTGAGCCACGACGTCCCGTTCGGATCCAAAAGCCTTCACAACCAGAACGTCCCGTGTGCGGTCTGCCACAACCAGCACCACAGCAACCAGCTGATGATCCCCGCACGCAAAACCTGCCCGGCCGGCTGGTTCCCCGAGTACGACGGGTACCTGATGGCAAGCTACCGCGACCACGCCGGAGCCAAGGAGTTTGTCTGTATGGATAAGAAGCCTGAAGCGGAGACGGGCGGGCATCTGAACCAGGATGGAGCGCTCTTCTACCCCGTGGAGGCCGTCTGTGGGTCCCTGCCATGTCCCAACTACGTGCAGGGGAGGGAGCTCACTTGTGTGGTCTGCAGCCAGTGA
- the LOC136437845 gene encoding tripartite motif-containing protein 3-like yields MASAAEKILEEGLCCGICHDTYQHPKMLPCHHTFCKECLTEVAKLGDLCCPTCRHMVSLPTDGVAGLPNNFDLAGMSEKFAGLPADQERDVAQHCEHHPSHELRLYCKSSKCGVPIYIQCLEDSHLDRRRKHDIVTVKEEVENRMTGVNRSLEEKKKQIEKQSEYLKEIQDFEKKIKKEQRESEKSIQDSYAERVKLLTEDKDRLLNDIQQSYQDIKKDVAARKDAVLQQLNALADVVEEVEQAKEKHAIKILRHELEPKELRDKLEQTQVDPHLPPLEAAVSRFRPHKIKKEQLVNGKLVTKDFTSRRQTVVTRLSDMRDIARARFRRITERHSGRAPPVPASRSRSAPNLNRWSTDC; encoded by the coding sequence ATGGCATCTGCGGCAGAGAAGATTCTGGAAGAGGGGCTGTGCTGTGGAATCTGTCATGACACTTACCAGCACCCCAAAATGCTACCTTGCCACCATACATTCTGCAAGGAGTGCCTTACAGAGGTAGCTAAACTTGGAGACCTTTGCTGCCCTACCTGCCGCCATATGGTGTCGTTACCGACAGACGGTGTCGCAGGACTGCCGAACAACTTCGATCTAGCAGGGATGAGTGAGAAATTCGCCGGGCTACCAGCTGACCAGGAGCGAGATGTCGCACAACACTGTGAGCACCACCCCTCCCATGAGCTTCGACTTTACTGTAAGAGCTCAAAATGCGGCGTACCTATCTACATACAGTGCCTTGAAGATTCTCATCTCGACAGGCGTagaaaacatgacattgttACAGTGAAGGAGGAGGTCGAGAATAGAATGACGGGGGTCAACCGGTCGctggaagagaagaaaaaacaaatagaaaaacAGAGCGAGTACTTGAAGGAAATCCAAGACTTTGAGAAGAAGATCAAGAAGGAGCAACGTGAGAGTGAGAAGAGCATTCAGGACTCGTACGCAGAAAGGGTGAAGCTACTAACAGAAGACAAGGACAGGCTTCTTAACGACATACAGCAAAGTTATCAAGACATCAAGAAGGACGTCGCCGCCAGGAAAGACGCCGTGCTACAACAGCTGAATGCCTTGGCCGACGTCGTCGAAGAAGTCGAGCAGGCCAAAGAAAAACATGCTATCAAGATTCTCCGTCATGAACTTGAGCCAAAGGAACTTCGGGATAAACTGGAACAAACTCAGGTAGACCCCCACTTGCCTCCTTTGGAAGCTGCGGTCAGCCGCTTTCGTCCACACAAGATCAAGAAGGAGCAACTGGTGAACGGCAAGTTGGTGACAAAAGACTTCACCAGTCGGAGGCAGACTGTCGTCACGCGACTGTCTGATATGCGCGATATTGCCAGAGCAAGGTTTCGCAGAATAACAGAGAGGCACTCCGGGCGCGCGCCCCCTGTTCCTGCCTCCCGTTCCCGTTCCGCTCCCAACTTGAATCGTTGGAGCACTGATTGCTGA